One genomic region from Ptychodera flava strain L36383 chromosome 14, AS_Pfla_20210202, whole genome shotgun sequence encodes:
- the LOC139150729 gene encoding protein shisa-3-like, giving the protein MIKFDMDVTFLQRLSLTILVLHKGVKGTEYCEPYYDNNGNLNNGFTCSNAILLRFFNYCCGICTFKYCCNDPSDLDQSSCQITTAVQSTEITVTEKSSLREDELFTIVAVTTGTSGFLLVAAVVGCLLCYWLSTRSSTPSKMPWVPPNRVSPVQTSHQHSESQQDPASRPTNGDLMSVEELVPPPSPPPYSPQLSFSNAGLV; this is encoded by the exons ATGATAAAGTTCGACATGGACGTGACCTTTTTACAAAGACTTAGTTTGACTATTCTGGTACTCCATAAAG GAGTAAAAGGTACGGAATACTGTGAGCCATACTATGATAATAATGGGAATTTGAATAACGGCTTCACGTGTTCAAATGCCATTTTGTTGCGGTTTTTCAATTATTGCTGCGGAATATGTACCTTCAAGTATTGCTGTAACGACCCGTCAGACTTAGACCAGTCTTCCTGTCAAATAACCACTGCTGTTCAGAGCACAGAGATCACCGTTACAGAGAAGAGTTCGCTAAGAGAAGATGA ACTTTTTACTATTGTAGCTGTCACAACTGGGACCAGTGGATTTCTATTAGTGGCCGCTGTAGTCGGTTGTTTGCTGTGTTACTGGTTGTCAACTAGATCTTCAACGCCCTCAAAGATGCCGTGGGTCCCACCCA ACAGGGTATCCCCAGTCCAAACATCACATCAACATTCAGAATCACAACAAGATCCAGCAAGTCGTCCGACAAATGGTGATCTGATGTCAGTTGAAGAATTAGTACCACCGCCGAGTCCACCTCCATATTCACCCCAACTTAGTTTTTCAAATGCCGGTTTGGTTTGA